Proteins from one Telopea speciosissima isolate NSW1024214 ecotype Mountain lineage chromosome 1, Tspe_v1, whole genome shotgun sequence genomic window:
- the LOC122654710 gene encoding uncharacterized protein LOC122654710 — MERQQQQMHQMITDMGDQFQAVIRNLQTPQAVPAAPAVPPPPVQQHDTEGCMMERFLKMQPLTFAGISRDILLPVKWVKEMKKALKFLGCNEKQKLICAGYKLQYEAEAWWETTRPILEVAHPVITWDIFKQAFFANYFPTSVRKKKEIELAELTQGPKSVLEYQQKFEELFFFAPPYLSDDEAKAQKFEDGLRPQIVSIMATRPTQGYSETVQTAKKIEDKQRDAYHVSQSSGKRAAPFFDRGFSKFSKSSGSSAAPALPQKS; from the coding sequence ATGGAAAGGCAGCAACAACAGATGCATCAGATGATCACCGACATGGGTGATCAGTTTCAAGCAGTTATTAGGAACTTACAGACTCCGCAGGCAGTCCCTGCAGCCCCTGCTGTACCTCCCCCTCCTGTACAACAACATGATACTGAGGGATGTATGATGGAAAGATTTCTTAAGATGCAGCCCCTTACTTTTGCCGGGATCAGCAGAGATATCTTGCTACCCGTTAAATGGGTGAAGGAAATGAAAAAGGCATTAAAGTTTCTGGGCTGTAATGAAAAGCAGAAACTTATATGTGCTGGATACAAGCTCCAGTACGAGGCAGAAGCTTGGTGGGAAACTACTAGGCCTATTTTGGAGGTAGCACACCCAGTTATAACATGGGACATTTTCAAGCAGGCCTTCTTTGCAAATTACTTTCCCACCAgtgtaaggaagaagaaggagatagaATTGGCAGAGCTAACACAGGGACCTAAATCTGTGTTAGAATACCAGCAGAAGTTCGAAgagcttttcttctttgcccCTCCTTACCTGAGTGATGATGAAGCAAAGGCACAGAAGTTTGAGGATGGATTGAGGCCACAGATTGTCTCTATAATGGCCACCAGACCGACTCAAGGATACTCAGAGACTGTGCAAACTGCAAAGAAGATTGAGGATAAGCAGAGGGATGCTTATCATGTCAGTCAGTCATCCGGCAAACGAGCAGCCCCGTTCTTTGATAGAGGATTCAGCAAATTCAGCAAATCTTCTGGATCTAGTGCAGCTCCAGCCTTGCCACAGAAGAGTTAG